In a single window of the Orbaceae bacterium lpD04 genome:
- a CDS encoding endonuclease V has product MILAIDVYYIDDKAKSVGILFNGWQDETPFGIIADYRDNVTPYQSGEFYLRELPCIMPLLEKIDLSKVDIIVVDGHVYLDDGKIGLGGHLYQALNQSIPIIGVAKNPFFTNNNQVKEVFRGNSKHPLYITSVGIDAELAASNVRAMAGKHRMPTLLSFLDQQTKLFKNECRS; this is encoded by the coding sequence ATGATATTAGCAATCGATGTTTATTATATTGATGATAAGGCAAAAAGTGTCGGAATATTGTTTAACGGCTGGCAAGATGAAACGCCTTTCGGCATTATTGCTGATTATCGTGATAATGTTACGCCTTATCAATCAGGTGAATTCTATTTGCGCGAACTTCCCTGTATTATGCCGCTGCTCGAAAAGATAGATTTATCAAAAGTTGATATAATTGTTGTTGATGGTCATGTTTATTTAGATGATGGCAAAATCGGTTTAGGTGGTCATCTTTACCAAGCATTAAATCAATCAATACCTATTATTGGTGTTGCCAAGAACCCTTTTTTTACTAATAACAATCAGGTTAAAGAGGTATTTAGGGGCAACAGTAAACATCCACTTTATATCACATCGGTAGGCATTGATGCCGAGCTCGCAGCAAGCAATGTTCGTGCGATGGCTGGCAAGCATAGAATGCCAACGTTGCTTAGTTTTTTAGATCAGCAAACTAAACTTTTTAAAAATGAATGTCGCTCTTAG
- a CDS encoding glucose PTS transporter subunit IIA, giving the protein MFGLFKKKKKSVELFAVCNGTFKSIEKVNDTVFADKIMGDGFAVSPTTGKVDVYSPIKGKVLSIFPTKHAITFETEEGIEGLVHMGIDTVALKGDGFVVDVKEGQKIDQNTRLAQMDVDFITTQDKDCDIIVVFTNLDNKKVAINQMGDVKKSQPIGSIEL; this is encoded by the coding sequence ATGTTTGGTCTGTTTAAAAAGAAGAAAAAATCAGTCGAGTTATTTGCCGTATGTAATGGCACCTTTAAATCAATTGAAAAGGTTAATGATACCGTTTTTGCAGATAAAATTATGGGTGATGGCTTTGCCGTTAGTCCAACGACTGGCAAAGTTGATGTGTATTCACCGATAAAAGGTAAAGTGCTAAGTATTTTCCCAACTAAACATGCCATTACCTTTGAGACAGAGGAAGGCATTGAAGGATTAGTGCATATGGGGATCGATACGGTTGCGTTAAAAGGTGATGGATTTGTTGTTGATGTGAAAGAAGGGCAAAAAATCGATCAAAATACTCGTTTGGCGCAAATGGATGTTGATTTTATTACGACGCAAGATAAAGATTGTGACATTATTGTAGTATTTACCAATTTAGATAATAAAAAAGTGGCAATAAACCAAATGGGTGATGTTAAAAAATCACAACCAATCGGCAGTATTGAGCTGTAA
- the nadR gene encoding multifunctional transcriptional regulator/nicotinamide-nucleotide adenylyltransferase/ribosylnicotinamide kinase NadR yields MSSFSYLKSAIKRKNISLQVVADATGMTKGYLSQLINDKVKMPSAQKLEALHQYLNLDYPLKHKRTGVIFGKFYPLHTGHIYLIQRAISQLDELYIILCSDTKRDEALFNDSAMSRQPTINDRMRWLLQTFKYQKNIHIEILEEDGIPAYPNGWDEWSSRVKSLFNDKGIEPDCIYSSEPQDAKMYDKLFDLNTVLIDPDRSFMKVSSTQIRQAPLKNWQYIPTEVRPFFVRTVAILGGESSGKSTLTNKLANVFNSTSAWEFGREYVFSNLGGDERALQFSDYDKIALGQAQYIDFAIKYANKVAFIDTDFVTTQAFCKKYEGKEHPFVQAMINNYRFDLVILLENNTPWVADGMRKLGNPNQRKDFQQSIKTMLTKNNIKFVTIESADYDERYLQCIDLVSKLINHSNA; encoded by the coding sequence ATGTCGAGTTTCAGTTATTTAAAATCAGCAATTAAACGCAAAAATATATCACTACAAGTGGTTGCCGATGCAACTGGCATGACCAAAGGCTATTTAAGCCAATTGATTAATGATAAAGTCAAAATGCCCAGCGCACAAAAGTTAGAAGCGTTACATCAATATTTAAATCTAGACTATCCTCTTAAACATAAAAGAACCGGTGTTATTTTTGGTAAATTCTATCCGTTACATACGGGTCATATCTATTTAATTCAGCGCGCGATAAGCCAACTTGATGAGCTTTATATTATTCTTTGTTCAGATACTAAGCGTGATGAAGCGCTATTTAATGATAGTGCGATGTCTCGGCAACCGACCATTAACGACAGAATGCGTTGGCTTTTGCAAACATTTAAGTATCAAAAAAATATCCATATTGAAATCTTAGAAGAAGATGGTATTCCTGCTTATCCAAATGGATGGGATGAATGGAGTTCGCGGGTTAAGTCGCTGTTTAACGATAAAGGTATTGAACCCGATTGTATCTACTCAAGCGAGCCGCAAGATGCAAAAATGTATGATAAATTGTTCGATTTAAATACCGTGCTTATCGATCCTGATCGTAGTTTTATGAAAGTAAGCTCTACGCAAATTCGCCAAGCACCACTTAAAAATTGGCAATATATTCCAACTGAAGTCAGGCCTTTTTTTGTTAGAACCGTTGCGATTTTAGGCGGTGAATCAAGCGGTAAATCAACTTTAACCAATAAACTTGCCAATGTATTTAATTCAACGAGTGCGTGGGAATTTGGCCGTGAATATGTTTTTTCTAACTTGGGCGGTGATGAGAGGGCATTGCAATTTTCCGATTACGATAAAATTGCGTTAGGTCAGGCTCAATATATTGATTTTGCCATTAAATATGCCAATAAAGTCGCGTTTATTGATACTGATTTTGTCACTACGCAGGCATTTTGTAAAAAATACGAAGGTAAAGAACACCCTTTTGTGCAGGCAATGATTAATAATTATCGATTTGATCTCGTTATTTTATTAGAAAACAATACACCATGGGTCGCTGATGGAATGCGCAAATTGGGGAATCCAAATCAGCGCAAAGATTTTCAGCAGTCAATTAAAACGATGTTAACTAAAAATAATATTAAATTCGTCACTATTGAGTCTGCCGATTATGACGAGCGTTATTTACAATGTATTGATTTGGTATCTAAACTTATCAATCATAGCAATGCATAA
- a CDS encoding autotransporter outer membrane beta-barrel domain-containing protein, giving the protein MYKRTLFLAISAILTSHNAFAVCSDENYSQIRHSYDGISVWSNGGAVGVGDNYGDCVKITTYLPRIKDDNSWGGETNNTNGIYFAWVANPHGDMIFGDGLWVTTKGNYSDVVKTNSANSAFGGHSIIIGNGALLESEGLNASIINVAQSPNGGTGYGRVIIGDDSQLIVRGSGTGVRVNLTSSEDKYNLAYIGNNSIITGNGDSINSNDSIGYGVFAGNRDTLTHNNLFNGYAKGTNAVAIINSGAVISTTGQKSHAIYANKGGVIQLYGADITASGTGADAIFAEKKMTADNNNSELGGIVNIAGDLSIIKADDGYAMHTMGDNTKISSSVTNYYWGAEDKLYDGIGSVLNDNAKITSDTTGVYRIQGNLFAESGLIDLRMTENASDGSQFIGYTKLGTNLNSLEKGNINLAISGEKSYWKMTNNSELTQLSLTNSARLEVSDNNFTLIGQLMNPSGIINLSGTSNQPSRLTVDGDYAGGTLQPTINNQFPQGNGTIVVNTVWNEGSNTGNTRSINSYTDSVYIKGTALGYTEVKTKNGIIGDIASDSVNSSDKYSPIVITVDNHALGANSFYGFANTTGQEQAILVQTDNNNYAWKLFGSQSPPINPVNPINPKVPEAILMPKANLNAGYSILATLHERLSERQTIAWDDCGACQIEHIDGLVWGRIIGNYNKTEGKTRFDYRSKLWGMQFGYDFNINDNKDNNIRSHSSIMVTYAKDNLAFYNSKNIYFDTTSGSYGQNNIKTAHGQSDIYSLALSHAYYDSNGSYLDFVGMLNYIQNKYTTNTASNDKNHAYGVIFSAEAGRPFAITHHGLSQGDWFIEPQAQLIYQYLNYNSYRTTDNIKVDQNNQQGLRGRIGARFAYNQGTEKLKTQSLYFTGNIIHDFLNQKNIDFGTSKVSEKNAKTAAELGIGIQLPLTNTSYIYFDTRYYHSLTNSDGKTKEFSGTLGLKYFW; this is encoded by the coding sequence ATGTATAAGAGAACTCTTTTTTTAGCTATTTCAGCAATCCTTACCTCCCATAATGCCTTTGCAGTATGCTCTGATGAAAATTACAGTCAAATAAGACATTCTTACGATGGGATCTCGGTTTGGAGTAATGGTGGCGCCGTTGGTGTTGGTGATAATTATGGTGACTGCGTTAAAATAACCACTTATTTACCTCGCATTAAAGACGATAATAGTTGGGGCGGCGAAACAAATAATACCAATGGTATTTATTTTGCTTGGGTTGCAAATCCACACGGTGACATGATCTTTGGTGATGGCTTATGGGTAACAACAAAAGGCAATTACTCCGATGTGGTTAAAACCAATAGCGCTAATTCTGCGTTTGGTGGCCATTCAATTATTATTGGTAATGGCGCGCTACTTGAGAGCGAAGGTTTAAATGCGAGTATCATTAATGTTGCGCAGTCGCCAAATGGTGGAACAGGCTATGGCCGAGTGATTATTGGCGATGATAGTCAATTAATTGTAAGAGGAAGTGGAACTGGCGTTAGAGTTAATCTAACCTCGAGCGAAGATAAATATAATTTGGCATATATTGGTAATAATTCAATTATTACCGGTAATGGTGATAGCATTAATTCCAACGATAGTATCGGTTATGGCGTGTTTGCTGGAAATAGGGATACGCTAACTCATAATAATTTATTTAATGGCTACGCAAAAGGAACCAATGCGGTTGCTATTATTAACTCGGGCGCGGTTATCTCAACAACGGGTCAAAAATCCCATGCAATATATGCCAATAAAGGCGGCGTTATACAGCTATATGGCGCGGATATTACGGCTTCCGGCACTGGCGCTGACGCGATTTTTGCCGAAAAAAAAATGACTGCTGATAATAATAATAGTGAATTAGGCGGCATAGTAAATATTGCAGGAGATCTCTCTATTATTAAAGCTGATGACGGTTATGCAATGCACACAATGGGTGATAATACCAAGATTTCGTCAAGTGTGACTAACTATTACTGGGGCGCTGAAGATAAATTATATGATGGTATCGGCTCGGTATTAAATGACAATGCCAAAATAACCAGCGATACTACGGGCGTTTATCGTATACAAGGCAACTTGTTTGCAGAGTCTGGCTTAATTGATTTAAGAATGACAGAAAACGCGAGTGATGGGAGTCAGTTTATTGGTTATACCAAGCTTGGTACCAATCTCAATTCTCTTGAAAAAGGAAATATAAACTTAGCAATTAGTGGTGAAAAAAGTTATTGGAAAATGACAAATAATTCCGAACTTACCCAATTAAGCCTTACTAACTCAGCAAGGCTAGAGGTGAGTGATAATAATTTTACATTAATTGGGCAGTTAATGAATCCATCTGGAATAATTAATTTATCAGGAACATCTAATCAGCCAAGCCGTTTAACTGTTGATGGTGATTATGCAGGAGGAACTCTGCAACCAACTATCAATAATCAGTTTCCGCAGGGCAATGGCACAATCGTTGTCAACACCGTTTGGAATGAAGGCTCAAATACCGGTAATACTCGCTCAATCAATAGTTATACTGATTCGGTCTATATTAAAGGCACCGCTTTGGGTTATACCGAAGTAAAAACTAAAAATGGCATTATTGGTGATATTGCTTCTGATAGTGTAAATTCAAGCGATAAATATTCACCAATCGTTATAACGGTTGATAACCACGCTTTAGGCGCGAATAGTTTTTATGGCTTTGCTAACACAACAGGTCAAGAGCAAGCGATCTTGGTGCAAACCGATAATAATAATTATGCATGGAAACTCTTTGGTTCACAATCACCGCCAATAAACCCGGTTAATCCCATCAATCCTAAAGTCCCTGAAGCTATTTTAATGCCCAAAGCTAACTTAAATGCTGGTTACTCAATACTTGCAACATTACATGAGCGATTAAGTGAGCGACAAACAATTGCTTGGGATGATTGCGGGGCTTGTCAAATCGAACATATTGACGGCTTAGTGTGGGGGCGCATTATCGGTAATTATAATAAAACTGAGGGAAAAACTCGATTTGATTACCGATCTAAACTGTGGGGAATGCAATTTGGTTACGACTTTAATATTAATGATAACAAGGACAATAATATTCGAAGTCACTCCAGCATCATGGTGACTTATGCAAAAGATAATTTAGCATTTTATAACTCAAAAAATATTTATTTTGATACAACAAGTGGCAGCTATGGCCAAAATAATATCAAAACCGCACATGGGCAATCAGATATCTACAGTTTAGCGCTATCACATGCTTATTATGATAGTAATGGCAGCTATTTGGATTTTGTGGGTATGCTAAATTATATTCAAAATAAATATACAACAAACACTGCCTCAAATGACAAAAATCATGCTTACGGTGTGATATTCTCTGCTGAAGCTGGAAGGCCTTTTGCAATAACTCATCATGGCTTAAGTCAAGGTGATTGGTTTATCGAGCCTCAAGCGCAATTAATCTATCAATATCTAAACTATAACAGTTATCGCACAACTGATAATATCAAGGTCGATCAAAATAATCAGCAGGGATTAAGAGGGCGAATTGGGGCTAGGTTTGCTTATAACCAAGGCACTGAAAAATTAAAAACACAATCTCTTTATTTTACGGGCAATATTATCCATGATTTTTTAAATCAAAAAAATATTGATTTTGGCACCAGCAAAGTAAGTGAGAAAAACGCTAAAACGGCGGCTGAATTAGGTATTGGTATTCAATTACCTTTAACAAATACCTCTTATATCTATTTTGATACCCGTTATTACCATTCTTTAACCAACTCTGATGGTAAAACAAAAGAATTTAGCGGCACACTCGGCCTTAAATACTTTTGGTAA
- the pnuC gene encoding nicotinamide riboside transporter PnuC → MINFILTIGRNRFYPYVCVLLVILAFFYTDPFTSFNLRYAISFFGAICGLLCVILLAKRRNSGNVLGMFAAFGESSANILGGNIGASLPSFYYFGAHIYGLVTWHKNKTSDQTVKVRSLNERYFLITLIFLIAAVFFNIYLTGIFDVENSVYQLVTNCFIFGLGIVAQLLLMMRFSFNWYLWIILNVLVVGLNIYTDNPIIATQYLIYLFNAIYGVCEWKRSELKPTS, encoded by the coding sequence ATGATTAATTTTATTTTAACTATTGGCCGTAATCGATTTTATCCCTATGTTTGTGTATTACTTGTGATCCTAGCCTTTTTTTATACCGATCCTTTTACGTCATTTAATCTTCGTTACGCTATCTCCTTTTTTGGCGCGATATGTGGGCTGTTATGCGTTATTTTATTAGCCAAAAGGCGTAATAGCGGTAATGTTTTAGGGATGTTTGCCGCCTTTGGTGAGTCTAGCGCAAATATTCTAGGCGGCAACATCGGCGCGAGTTTACCGTCATTTTATTATTTTGGTGCCCATATTTATGGCCTGGTTACTTGGCATAAAAATAAAACGAGTGACCAAACCGTTAAAGTGCGATCGTTAAATGAACGCTACTTTTTAATAACCTTAATATTTTTAATTGCCGCGGTGTTTTTTAATATTTATTTAACGGGCATATTTGATGTTGAGAATTCAGTTTATCAACTTGTCACTAACTGTTTTATTTTTGGCCTCGGCATCGTTGCTCAGTTACTATTGATGATGCGTTTTTCATTTAATTGGTATTTATGGATTATTTTAAATGTACTGGTTGTTGGCCTAAATATTTATACCGATAACCCGATTATTGCTACGCAATACTTAATCTATTTATTTAATGCGATTTATGGCGTGTGTGAGTGGAAACGCTCTGAGTTAAAACCAACATCATAA